A window from Flammeovirgaceae bacterium encodes these proteins:
- a CDS encoding phytoene/squalene synthase family protein, protein MTSKELFDKNAINCSKLTTRAYSTSFSLGILCLHKDLRDPIYSVYGFVRFADEIVDTFHQYDKKSLLEEFKKETYKAIRNRISLNPILQSFQLTVNQYNIDSALIYQFLHSMEMDLREKEYDQPSFEEYILGSAEVVGLMCLKVFCNGDQATYCRLKPMAMRLGAAFQKINFLRDLNADYVGMGRSYFPEVDLSAFDNGSKEKIEENIAADFREGYKGIEQLPKKSKLGVYVAYLYYLALFKKIKGTPPGSILKKRIRVRNPHKFSILLLSYLKHQLNLI, encoded by the coding sequence ATGACATCAAAAGAACTCTTTGATAAAAATGCCATAAACTGCTCAAAGCTTACCACCAGGGCCTACAGTACATCTTTTTCTTTAGGCATATTGTGCCTTCACAAAGACCTGAGGGACCCGATCTATTCCGTGTACGGTTTTGTGCGGTTTGCCGATGAAATCGTGGACACCTTCCATCAGTATGACAAAAAATCCTTGCTGGAGGAGTTCAAAAAGGAAACCTACAAAGCGATAAGGAACAGGATAAGCCTCAACCCCATCCTCCAAAGTTTCCAACTTACCGTCAATCAATACAACATTGACAGCGCGTTAATCTACCAGTTCTTGCACAGCATGGAAATGGACCTCCGCGAAAAGGAGTATGACCAGCCATCATTTGAAGAATATATTTTGGGATCGGCCGAGGTGGTGGGGCTAATGTGCCTGAAGGTATTCTGCAACGGGGACCAAGCCACCTATTGCCGCCTTAAGCCCATGGCCATGCGCCTGGGGGCGGCCTTTCAAAAGATCAATTTTCTGCGGGACCTTAATGCCGATTATGTAGGAATGGGAAGATCATATTTTCCGGAAGTTGATTTGAGCGCATTCGACAATGGCAGCAAGGAAAAAATAGAGGAAAATATCGCGGCAGACTTTCGCGAAGGGTACAAAGGCATTGAGCAGCTTCCAAAAAAATCAAAACTCGGTGTGTACGTGGCCTACCTCTATTACCTGGCCTTATTTAAAAAAATAAAGGGCACCCCACCGGGTTCCATCCTAAAAAAAAGGATTCGCGTTCGAAACCCGCACAAATTCTCTATTTTGCTCCTATCTTACCTAAAGCATCAACTCAACCTTATTTGA
- the idi gene encoding isopentenyl-diphosphate Delta-isomerase — translation MMDHVILVDEEDKEIGQMEKMDAHRKGALHRAFSVLVFNNKGEMLIQKRARTKYHSAGLWSNGCCSHPRPGESTDAAAKRRMKEELGIGSRPKYLYKFIYKVQLGDLIEHELDHVYTCLFDGEPHLNKEEVEAWAYIRPGHLKEKIEENPDQYTFWLKQIMNRYEQYL, via the coding sequence ATTATGGACCATGTGATCCTGGTGGACGAAGAAGACAAAGAAATTGGGCAAATGGAAAAAATGGATGCCCATCGCAAGGGGGCATTGCACAGGGCCTTCTCGGTTTTGGTGTTCAACAATAAAGGTGAAATGTTAATACAAAAAAGGGCACGAACCAAATACCACAGTGCCGGGCTATGGTCCAACGGGTGTTGTAGCCATCCGAGGCCCGGGGAAAGCACGGATGCTGCCGCCAAGCGCAGGATGAAGGAAGAGCTGGGCATAGGGTCACGGCCCAAATACCTGTACAAGTTTATTTATAAAGTTCAACTGGGCGATTTAATAGAACATGAGCTGGACCATGTGTACACTTGCCTGTTCGATGGCGAGCCCCATCTCAACAAGGAGGAAGTGGAGGCATGGGCCTACATAAGGCCAGGCCATTTAAAGGAAAAGATTGAAGAAAACCCGGATCAATATACCTTTTGGCTGAAGCAGATCATGAACAGGTATGAACAATATCTGTGA
- a CDS encoding PorT family protein, with protein sequence MKYRPFSSFAFLSLTFLVSSVFAQDDHLGLSYGARVGATVSTFSNEQPHTSSRLGFLVGGVVEYGFSDILSVQAEPSYMQQGGRYVRFSDDTRFGSNGSLFDLYTTNSDVILHTLDVPVLAKYRLPKFGDVQPNVVLGPAIGYTLGASNTYQTTYYYNQTFTTANAYREEKSQYEPFQVGITGGFGGEVSLGTKRLLIDFRYRYGVTPVKKGYSYVDVFTVQGDLRTHSAYVTIGIGL encoded by the coding sequence ATGAAATACAGGCCATTTTCATCCTTTGCCTTTTTGTCATTGACATTCCTTGTAAGCTCGGTTTTCGCACAGGATGACCACCTGGGGCTGTCCTATGGGGCAAGGGTAGGGGCTACCGTAAGCACTTTTTCCAATGAGCAGCCCCATACCAGTTCGCGGCTTGGCTTTTTGGTTGGTGGCGTGGTGGAGTACGGATTTTCGGACATTTTGTCCGTACAGGCAGAACCTTCCTACATGCAACAGGGCGGCCGTTATGTGAGGTTTTCGGACGACACCCGGTTTGGGTCCAATGGGTCCCTGTTCGACCTATATACCACCAATTCCGATGTGATCCTGCACACGTTGGATGTGCCTGTGCTGGCCAAGTACAGGCTCCCCAAGTTTGGGGATGTTCAACCCAACGTGGTGTTGGGGCCAGCCATCGGATATACCCTTGGCGCGTCCAACACTTATCAAACTACTTATTATTATAACCAAACATTTACCACTGCCAATGCATACAGGGAAGAAAAAAGCCAGTATGAACCATTTCAGGTGGGCATAACCGGGGGTTTTGGTGGCGAGGTAAGCCTGGGCACGAAGAGGCTATTGATAGACTTCAGGTACCGGTATGGGGTTACCCCTGTGAAAAAGGGATACAGTTATGTTGATGTGTTTACCGTACAGGGCGACCTCCGCACCCACTCGGCTTATGTTACCATAGGAATAGGTCTTTGA
- a CDS encoding deoxyribodipyrimidine photo-lyase, with the protein MTGEDLINNKTTIFWFRRALRLTDNTGLYHALKENGQVLPVFIFDTKILNALEDKDDARVSFIHQNLAKLKADLEELGSSLWVAHTTPEGFFKSISPKSVYANTDYGPYPRKRDTAIEKILAKKGIAFKTYKDHVVFEKGEVVKSDKKPYTVFTPYSKSWLVRLTATDYKGYPVNKYLGNLLMTAPLPLPTLAQIGFRQTKIKFPARVVRPSIIRHYDRHRDYPAMQGTSQLSVHLRFGTISIRQSVAIAVKENKTWLNELIWRDFYHMVLWHFPDVDRAFKPAYDNIEWRNNLGEFQAWCNGQTGYPIVDAGMRELNATGFMHNRARMIVASFLAKHLLIDWRWGEAYFARKLLDFDLAANNGGWQWAAGSGCDAAPYFRVFNPYLQTEKFDPELKYIKKWVPEVNSGKYPKPIVDHSFARARALNAYKKALKGI; encoded by the coding sequence ATGACAGGGGAAGACCTTATCAACAATAAAACAACCATATTTTGGTTTCGAAGGGCCCTAAGGCTCACGGACAACACGGGGTTGTACCACGCCTTAAAAGAAAACGGGCAGGTATTGCCTGTGTTCATCTTCGACACAAAAATACTCAACGCCCTGGAAGACAAAGATGATGCACGGGTAAGCTTTATTCATCAGAACCTGGCAAAATTAAAAGCTGACCTGGAGGAACTGGGCAGTTCCCTCTGGGTGGCCCACACCACCCCGGAAGGCTTCTTCAAATCCATTTCGCCAAAATCGGTTTATGCCAATACTGATTACGGCCCCTACCCTAGAAAACGCGACACGGCCATAGAAAAGATACTTGCAAAAAAAGGCATAGCGTTCAAAACATATAAAGACCATGTTGTTTTTGAGAAAGGTGAAGTGGTAAAATCCGACAAAAAGCCCTATACCGTGTTTACCCCTTACAGCAAAAGTTGGCTTGTGAGGCTTACGGCTACCGATTACAAAGGATATCCTGTAAACAAATACCTGGGAAACCTTCTCATGACCGCGCCCCTGCCCCTGCCCACCCTGGCGCAAATCGGGTTTCGCCAAACAAAAATCAAGTTTCCCGCACGTGTGGTAAGGCCTTCCATCATACGGCACTATGACCGGCACAGGGACTATCCTGCCATGCAGGGTACCTCACAACTGAGTGTGCACCTGCGGTTTGGCACCATAAGCATTCGGCAGTCGGTGGCCATTGCAGTGAAAGAAAACAAAACATGGCTAAACGAGTTGATCTGGAGGGACTTCTACCACATGGTCCTATGGCACTTTCCCGATGTCGACAGGGCATTCAAGCCCGCCTACGACAATATTGAATGGAGGAACAACCTTGGGGAGTTCCAGGCCTGGTGCAATGGGCAAACTGGGTACCCCATTGTGGACGCGGGCATGCGCGAATTAAATGCCACCGGTTTTATGCACAACAGGGCAAGGATGATTGTGGCCAGCTTTTTGGCCAAACACCTGTTGATCGACTGGAGATGGGGAGAGGCCTATTTTGCCAGGAAATTACTTGACTTCGACCTGGCTGCCAATAACGGTGGCTGGCAATGGGCGGCCGGTTCGGGTTGTGACGCGGCACCCTATTTCAGGGTGTTCAATCCCTACCTGCAAACTGAAAAATTCGACCCCGAGTTGAAGTATATTAAAAAATGGGTCCCCGAGGTAAATTCCGGAAAATACCCAAAGCCCATTGTCGACCATTCCTTTGCCAGGGCCCGGGCATTAAATGCCTATAAAAAGGCGCTTAAAGGTATTTGA
- a CDS encoding SRPBCC family protein — MKVYNLKRSQVFPISMEEAWGFFTNPLNLGKITPPDMGFAIQYISGKKATYAGQIVTYKIKLWPGICVVWVTEITQVKGLQYFIDEQRSGPYKLWHHQHHFVPTKDGVEMVDEVNYIMPLGLLGRLAHWLFVGRQVNAIFDYRHKVLATLFPQENN, encoded by the coding sequence GTGAAAGTATATAACCTTAAGCGAAGCCAGGTATTTCCCATCAGCATGGAGGAAGCATGGGGGTTCTTCACCAACCCCCTGAACCTCGGCAAGATCACCCCGCCCGACATGGGGTTTGCCATACAATACATATCAGGGAAAAAAGCCACCTATGCAGGGCAAATCGTCACCTATAAAATCAAGTTATGGCCTGGCATATGCGTGGTGTGGGTAACGGAAATAACACAAGTAAAGGGCTTGCAATACTTTATTGATGAGCAAAGGTCCGGCCCCTACAAGCTATGGCACCATCAACATCATTTCGTACCGACAAAAGATGGTGTGGAAATGGTGGACGAAGTCAACTATATCATGCCCTTGGGCTTGCTGGGCAGGCTGGCCCATTGGCTTTTTGTAGGGAGGCAGGTAAACGCTATTTTTGATTACAGGCACAAAGTACTGGCAACCCTTTTTCCACAAGAAAACAACTGA
- a CDS encoding sterol desaturase family protein has product MDWPLILICAGITIATFLFWEVVAWFSHKYIMHGFLWVWHKSHHSVHGHAFEKNDWFAVVFSLPSIALFYYGSMAAYNPYLLAIGLGIFCYGLFYVIFHDIIVHQRIKWRPKKSSSYLKRMINAHYVHHSRHGKEGGEAFGFLYAPKKYDPKDFKLRKERKETQ; this is encoded by the coding sequence ATGGATTGGCCCCTCATATTGATTTGTGCCGGCATAACCATCGCCACGTTCCTCTTTTGGGAGGTGGTGGCCTGGTTTTCCCACAAATACATCATGCACGGTTTTTTATGGGTATGGCACAAGTCCCATCATTCCGTGCACGGGCACGCCTTCGAAAAAAACGACTGGTTTGCCGTTGTCTTCAGCCTTCCTTCCATTGCCTTGTTCTACTATGGCAGCATGGCGGCCTACAACCCCTATTTGTTGGCCATAGGACTGGGGATATTCTGTTATGGGCTTTTCTATGTTATATTTCACGACATCATCGTCCATCAAAGGATCAAATGGAGACCCAAAAAAAGCAGTAGCTATTTGAAACGCATGATCAACGCCCATTATGTGCACCACAGCAGGCATGGCAAAGAGGGTGGGGAGGCATTCGGCTTTTTATATGCCCCAAAAAAATACGATCCAAAAGATTTTAAACTTCGCAAAGAGCGAAAAGAAACACAATAG
- a CDS encoding lycopene cyclase domain-containing protein, producing MAPKYLYLAIDLAAISLPLLFSFHPKANFSKKWKYLWPAILVPGIFFLAWDEWFVRMGVWGFNPVYLTGIHVLSLPIEEVLFFICIPYACVFTYEAVGHFSKKQSLEKATHKATHILLLLFLAIGLSSFHLSYTFATGILSFLFLAYLHFYLKPSYLGRFYLTYLFILVPFFAINGVLTGTGIEGQVVWYDNSENLGIRIGTIPVEDIFYGMLLILMNVTVFEWLQARAAKH from the coding sequence TTGGCCCCAAAATACCTCTACCTGGCCATTGACCTGGCCGCCATTTCGCTACCGCTACTTTTTAGCTTTCATCCCAAGGCCAATTTTTCCAAAAAATGGAAATACTTATGGCCTGCCATTTTGGTCCCCGGCATATTCTTTTTGGCGTGGGACGAGTGGTTTGTCCGCATGGGGGTTTGGGGGTTTAACCCCGTATACCTCACTGGTATCCATGTTCTTAGTTTGCCCATTGAAGAGGTGTTGTTTTTCATCTGCATCCCCTATGCTTGCGTATTCACTTACGAAGCAGTTGGGCACTTTTCCAAAAAACAATCTCTTGAGAAGGCAACGCACAAAGCCACGCACATCCTGCTGTTGCTGTTCCTTGCCATTGGCCTGTCAAGCTTTCACCTTTCATATACATTCGCCACAGGCATACTGTCGTTTTTATTTTTGGCCTATCTGCACTTTTACCTGAAGCCCTCCTACCTCGGTAGGTTTTATTTAACTTACCTGTTTATCCTCGTCCCCTTTTTTGCCATCAATGGAGTCCTCACAGGAACCGGCATAGAAGGCCAGGTGGTTTGGTATGACAATAGTGAAAACCTCGGTATCCGGATCGGCACCATACCTGTTGAAGACATATTCTATGGCATGCTCCTCATCCTGATGAACGTGACCGTGTTTGAATGGCTGCAGGCCAGGGCCGCAAAACATTAG
- a CDS encoding glycosyl hydrolase codes for MKVFRLLAFLLVAQSVCFAQSFDPKIFSQLKFRFIGPDGNRAIAVVGEPGNPDVSYLGAASGGIWKTEDRGVSWKPVFDAMDDSSIGALAIAPGNPKQVWAGTGETFIIRPAHAVGNGVYKSSDAGKTWKHMGLAKSFRISRVIVHPTDTNTVYVGVLGHTHGPQQEKGVYKTTDGGKTWDRVLFVNEHTGVSDMAIDPQNPDIVYAAMWQAEIKTWNLNSGGPGSGIYRSKDAGKTWEPLRNGLESGPGHPVGKTSVDVAYSNPKILYALVEDKAPRLYRSENGGDSWKLMQQDHSMAQRAAYYTRVRVSTQDENRVYTINVSMKMSKDGGKSWSDEMGPWDAGGDNHDMWFDPTNANRIMVAHDGCLNVSFNYGKSWENINLPIAQMYNVSVDNRVPYYVYGNRQDAWSYRGPSRYLGGGGIPLGAWQGVGGCESGDAKVDPFDNNIVWSQCYDGGLDVFDLTTNQMRDVRAWPEAGYGFAPADLKYRWHWNFPVVLSRHSRGKVWAGSQYVHETTNGGQSWKVISLDLTTNDKSHQQSSGGMAGDNLMTFDGSTLFSMAESPIQEGILWTGSNDGLVHVTRDGGKTWFKASDFMPGLPKWGTIRNIDPSNFDPLVCYVSVDAHQVGDFGTYVYKTMDLGKTWKRLKVELPPSNSNFVHQVKEDPEKKGLLWLGTDNGLYFSPDDGDNWIRYKHGLPAAPVFGIAIQPQFNDLVIGTYGRGIFILDDITPIREFSTAVQNSEVYLFAPGTAYRFQKIEGIKSKWAFSDGKNPPYGVSINYYLKEEAKDSVHIQVLNMKGDTIDHMVVKGKQGINRSWWGLRHQEYHFPKLRTKPRGKDWVKLDKDGTRDMFIYDLDIGPGMAPTLVPPGEYTVVLKTNGKEWRQKVQVMKDPNTKSSLADIDRQYAFGMEIYKAVNTCLGLIDEMERARAELLHKAKNPKAAKTALPLEDKVYGLEGKLFDVHLTGARQDIFRNPAGILERLLAIAKEGQTASADFPPTDQQMEVFSLLKGRLEKVKSDFASLKNGTEWKRSGL; via the coding sequence ATGAAAGTCTTTCGCCTTTTAGCCTTTTTGCTTGTTGCCCAATCGGTTTGTTTTGCGCAATCCTTTGACCCCAAAATTTTTTCCCAGCTGAAATTCAGGTTTATCGGGCCGGACGGCAACCGGGCAATTGCGGTGGTAGGGGAGCCCGGGAACCCTGACGTATCTTATCTGGGTGCCGCCTCGGGTGGCATTTGGAAGACGGAAGACCGCGGGGTGAGTTGGAAACCCGTGTTTGACGCCATGGATGATTCTTCCATTGGCGCTTTGGCCATCGCACCTGGCAACCCTAAGCAGGTGTGGGCAGGAACAGGCGAAACTTTTATCATCCGCCCCGCCCATGCGGTTGGCAATGGTGTGTACAAATCCTCAGATGCCGGGAAGACCTGGAAGCATATGGGGTTGGCCAAAAGTTTTCGGATCAGCAGGGTAATCGTGCACCCAACGGATACCAACACTGTCTATGTAGGGGTGCTGGGGCATACCCATGGCCCGCAGCAGGAAAAGGGCGTGTACAAAACCACCGATGGTGGAAAGACATGGGACAGGGTTTTGTTTGTCAATGAGCACACAGGCGTTTCCGATATGGCGATTGACCCACAAAACCCTGACATTGTATATGCCGCCATGTGGCAGGCCGAGATCAAAACATGGAACCTCAACAGCGGTGGCCCTGGCAGTGGCATATATAGGTCCAAGGATGCAGGCAAAACCTGGGAGCCATTGAGGAATGGCCTGGAAAGCGGGCCCGGCCATCCCGTGGGAAAAACCTCCGTGGATGTGGCGTACAGCAACCCTAAAATATTGTACGCCCTGGTGGAGGACAAAGCGCCAAGGCTTTACCGGTCCGAAAATGGGGGCGACTCATGGAAACTCATGCAACAAGACCACTCCATGGCACAGCGTGCTGCGTACTACACTCGGGTACGGGTTTCCACACAGGATGAAAACCGGGTTTACACGATTAATGTTTCGATGAAGATGTCCAAAGATGGTGGCAAGTCCTGGTCGGACGAGATGGGGCCTTGGGATGCCGGTGGCGACAATCACGATATGTGGTTCGATCCTACCAATGCCAACCGAATAATGGTGGCCCACGATGGATGCCTAAACGTGTCGTTCAATTATGGCAAAAGTTGGGAAAACATTAACCTGCCCATCGCACAGATGTATAATGTTTCCGTTGACAATCGTGTTCCTTACTATGTGTATGGCAACCGCCAGGACGCCTGGTCCTACCGTGGCCCCAGCCGGTACCTAGGGGGTGGGGGCATTCCACTGGGGGCCTGGCAGGGGGTGGGAGGCTGCGAAAGTGGTGACGCCAAGGTTGATCCATTTGACAACAATATTGTTTGGTCACAATGTTATGACGGGGGGCTGGATGTTTTTGACCTCACCACTAACCAAATGCGGGACGTGCGGGCCTGGCCGGAAGCGGGGTATGGGTTTGCGCCCGCGGACTTAAAGTACCGCTGGCACTGGAATTTCCCGGTGGTACTCTCCCGTCACAGCAGGGGAAAAGTTTGGGCCGGAAGCCAATATGTGCATGAAACCACCAACGGTGGGCAAAGCTGGAAAGTGATAAGCCTCGACCTTACCACCAATGACAAATCCCACCAGCAAAGTTCCGGGGGCATGGCTGGCGACAACCTGATGACGTTTGACGGAAGTACTTTGTTTTCGATGGCCGAATCGCCCATACAGGAGGGTATTTTATGGACAGGCAGCAACGATGGCTTGGTGCACGTGACCCGCGATGGTGGGAAAACGTGGTTCAAGGCTTCGGATTTTATGCCTGGCCTGCCCAAATGGGGGACCATCCGGAACATTGACCCCTCCAATTTTGACCCACTGGTGTGCTATGTGTCCGTGGATGCGCACCAGGTTGGGGATTTTGGAACGTATGTGTACAAAACCATGGACCTGGGCAAAACGTGGAAGCGGTTAAAAGTTGAACTGCCCCCGTCCAATTCGAATTTTGTGCACCAGGTAAAAGAAGACCCTGAAAAGAAAGGGTTGCTATGGCTGGGCACCGACAATGGTCTGTACTTCTCCCCCGATGATGGCGACAATTGGATCAGGTACAAGCATGGCCTTCCGGCAGCCCCGGTGTTTGGGATCGCCATTCAGCCCCAATTCAACGACCTGGTCATAGGCACCTACGGCCGGGGTATTTTTATCCTGGACGACATCACGCCCATCAGGGAGTTTAGTACGGCCGTTCAAAATTCCGAAGTTTATCTGTTCGCGCCTGGCACGGCATACCGTTTCCAGAAGATTGAAGGGATAAAATCCAAATGGGCTTTTAGCGATGGCAAAAACCCACCCTATGGCGTTTCCATCAATTACTACCTAAAAGAGGAGGCAAAAGACAGCGTCCATATCCAGGTGTTGAACATGAAAGGGGATACCATTGACCACATGGTGGTGAAAGGGAAGCAAGGGATCAACCGGAGTTGGTGGGGCCTCCGCCATCAGGAATACCACTTTCCAAAATTGCGCACCAAGCCGAGAGGAAAGGATTGGGTAAAACTGGACAAGGACGGCACACGCGACATGTTTATCTATGACCTGGATATAGGGCCGGGCATGGCGCCCACCCTCGTTCCCCCAGGTGAATACACGGTGGTGTTAAAAACAAATGGAAAAGAATGGAGGCAAAAAGTGCAGGTGATGAAAGACCCCAACACCAAAAGCTCCCTGGCGGATATTGACAGGCAATATGCATTTGGCATGGAGATTTATAAGGCGGTGAACACATGCCTTGGTCTGATTGACGAAATGGAGCGTGCCCGGGCAGAACTCTTGCACAAGGCTAAAAACCCCAAGGCCGCAAAAACAGCCCTGCCTTTGGAGGACAAGGTTTATGGCTTGGAAGGAAAACTTTTTGACGTGCACCTCACCGGTGCGCGGCAGGATATTTTCAGGAACCCCGCAGGCATTTTGGAACGGCTGCTGGCGATCGCCAAAGAGGGGCAAACGGCCAGTGCGGACTTTCCCCCCACCGACCAGCAAATGGAAGTCTTTTCATTGTTGAAGGGAAGGCTGGAAAAAGTAAAAAGCGATTTTGCAAGTTTAAAAAATGGAACTGAATGGAAGAGGAGTGGCCTGTGA
- a CDS encoding ABC transporter permease — protein MIKNYFKVAIRNILKHKFFSAINILGMTIGLTACLLISLYVVDELGFDRFHRNADRIYQVGLHGKIGDQDIKTANTCPPMAKALVSDIPEVESATRIAPYFGRPAFKYGDLSFAEEKVFFVDSNFFDFFSFKLLEGDARTALVDPQSVILTPEMAHKYFGDKPALGELLTIGNDNKTYKVTGIVERAPSNSHFVYHALLPAHGSENLNREVWLNNFMYTYFTLRPNASIEQVNAKYEGLVEKYIGPELERFMGATLAQMKEGGGEYGYFSTKITDIHLRSEAQDGLEAAGNITYVYFFGGIGIFILLIACINFMNMSTAKSAGRAKEVGLRKTLGSLRGQLIKQFLSESVVYSLVAVTLSIGISYLLLPYFNLLSGKDLDISSYANPLFMAGMLGLILFVGLLAGSYPAFYLTSFNAVEVLKGKVRAGMKSKGVRSVLVVFQFALSIFLIIFTAVVYQQITFMQEKNMGIDKENVVVVQGTNRLGTNKEAFRNALLGQSGIEKTSYTNNEFPGVNNTTVFKEAGSDQDHIMGLYYADYDHKDVLKFGMASGRYFSKDFPSDSTAIILNEAAIREFDFPDMQNAEVLYNDGGEGMRKYKVIGVMKDFNFESFKTQVRPLAIMLTNSSRNLMVRYTGSPAEVVQKIQGLWKQYANNEPLNYEFLDQSFDKLFRAEQRMGEVFGVFAGLAIFVACLGLFALSAFTSEQRTKEIGIRKAMGASSLGLTILLSKEFTTLVMIAFVPAAVVAWYVSHVWLQGFAYRVDVDPIIVLLSGVAAFVIAWLTVSVQSIKASLANPVNSLRYE, from the coding sequence ATGATCAAAAATTATTTTAAGGTAGCCATAAGGAATATTTTGAAGCACAAATTCTTTTCCGCCATCAACATTTTGGGCATGACCATAGGCCTGACGGCCTGCTTGCTGATCTCTTTATATGTGGTGGACGAGCTGGGCTTTGACCGGTTTCACCGGAACGCTGACCGCATTTACCAGGTTGGCCTCCATGGCAAAATAGGGGACCAGGACATAAAGACCGCCAACACTTGCCCACCTATGGCAAAAGCCTTGGTAAGTGACATCCCCGAAGTGGAGTCCGCCACCAGGATTGCGCCCTACTTTGGCAGGCCGGCTTTTAAGTATGGCGATTTGTCGTTTGCCGAAGAGAAGGTGTTTTTTGTTGACTCCAACTTCTTTGATTTCTTCAGCTTTAAACTACTGGAAGGCGATGCCAGGACAGCGCTCGTTGACCCCCAGTCCGTTATACTCACCCCCGAAATGGCCCATAAATATTTTGGCGATAAACCCGCCCTGGGGGAGCTGCTGACGATTGGCAACGACAACAAAACCTATAAAGTTACCGGGATAGTGGAAAGGGCACCTTCCAATTCCCACTTTGTGTACCATGCCCTATTGCCCGCACATGGGTCGGAAAACCTGAACAGGGAGGTGTGGCTCAACAATTTTATGTACACTTATTTTACCTTGAGGCCGAATGCCTCCATTGAGCAGGTGAACGCAAAGTACGAAGGGCTGGTGGAAAAATACATTGGGCCCGAGCTGGAACGTTTTATGGGCGCGACCCTGGCGCAGATGAAGGAAGGCGGTGGGGAATATGGGTACTTCTCCACAAAAATCACCGACATCCACCTGCGCTCTGAAGCGCAGGACGGCCTGGAGGCTGCCGGCAACATTACCTATGTGTATTTTTTTGGTGGCATCGGGATTTTCATCCTTTTGATAGCCTGCATCAATTTCATGAACATGTCCACGGCAAAGTCTGCCGGCCGTGCCAAGGAAGTGGGGCTTCGGAAAACCCTCGGGTCGCTGCGTGGGCAACTGATAAAACAGTTTTTGTCAGAATCGGTAGTCTACAGTCTAGTAGCGGTAACCCTTTCAATAGGCATTAGTTATTTACTGCTTCCCTATTTTAACCTGTTGTCGGGAAAAGACCTTGATATCAGTTCTTATGCCAACCCCTTGTTCATGGCCGGGATGTTGGGGCTGATATTGTTCGTGGGCCTGCTCGCAGGCAGCTACCCGGCCTTTTACCTCACCTCCTTCAATGCGGTTGAAGTTTTAAAGGGCAAAGTTAGGGCGGGCATGAAAAGCAAGGGGGTAAGAAGCGTATTGGTGGTTTTTCAATTTGCACTGTCTATTTTCCTTATCATTTTTACCGCAGTGGTCTATCAGCAAATCACCTTTATGCAAGAAAAAAACATGGGCATAGACAAGGAGAATGTGGTGGTGGTCCAGGGCACCAACCGGCTGGGCACGAACAAGGAGGCATTTCGCAATGCCTTGCTGGGCCAATCAGGGATTGAAAAGACAAGCTATACCAACAACGAGTTTCCGGGCGTCAACAATACCACCGTATTCAAAGAGGCTGGGTCGGACCAGGACCACATCATGGGGCTGTATTATGCTGATTATGACCATAAAGACGTGTTGAAGTTTGGGATGGCCAGCGGCCGGTATTTTTCCAAAGACTTTCCCAGCGATTCCACGGCCATAATTTTAAATGAAGCCGCCATCAGGGAGTTTGATTTTCCGGATATGCAAAACGCAGAGGTCTTGTACAACGATGGGGGTGAAGGAATGAGGAAGTACAAGGTCATCGGGGTAATGAAGGATTTCAACTTTGAATCCTTTAAAACACAAGTCCGCCCCCTGGCCATTATGCTGACCAATAGCTCCAGGAACCTGATGGTCCGTTATACGGGCAGTCCTGCGGAGGTGGTTCAAAAAATCCAAGGGCTGTGGAAGCAATATGCCAACAATGAGCCGTTGAACTACGAGTTTTTGGACCAAAGTTTTGACAAGTTGTTCAGGGCCGAGCAGCGTATGGGCGAGGTGTTTGGCGTATTTGCCGGACTGGCCATTTTTGTGGCATGCCTGGGGTTGTTTGCCCTCAGTGCGTTTACTTCAGAACAGCGCACCAAGGAGATCGGCATAAGGAAGGCGATGGGCGCCAGTTCATTGGGTTTGACCATTTTGTTGTCCAAAGAGTTTACCACACTGGTAATGATCGCGTTTGTCCCTGCGGCAGTGGTTGCCTGGTATGTTTCCCATGTTTGGCTGCAGGGTTTTGCCTACCGCGTTGATGTGGACCCTATAATCGTTTTGCTGAGTGGGGTGGCTGCTTTCGTTATCGCCTGGCTAACGGTAAGCGTTCAATCCATAAAAGCCTCCCTGGCCAATCCCGTGAACTCATTGAGGTACGAGTAG